One Indicator indicator isolate 239-I01 chromosome Z, UM_Iind_1.1, whole genome shotgun sequence genomic window carries:
- the RIC1 gene encoding guanine nucleotide exchange factor subunit RIC1 isoform X2 — MYFLSGWPKRLLCPLESLEQPLHIQTDPQRVFFAVLSPSQLSIWYCRPSVLIVSYKELPKAASQFGTYKQVEWRPDSTMIAVSTANGYILFFEIPSARDKYLYEPVYPKGSPHMKGSPHYKEEQCAPSLNLAMKKVLDLQASITSLQSMLEDLLVATADGFLHLVHWDGMTNGRKAINLCTVPFSVDLQSSRAGSFLGFEDVYIRDMEYCATLDGFAVVFNDGRVGFITPMSSRFTAEQLHGIWAQDVIDGTCVAVNNKYRLMAFGCANGSVQVYTIDTTTGAMQFSHKLELTPKQYPDIWNKTGPVKLIRWSPDSCVVMVTWDCGGLSLWSVFGAQLICTLGGDFAYQSDGAKKDPLKISSMTWGSEGYHLWVIEGNSSNMRPERDANNEPHQFGILQFHFIKSALTANPCMSNQEQVLLQGEDRLYLNCGDATQAQSPRNTSPHSEHKPARERGPFSDGSLDSQGLSTLLGHRHWHVVQIHSTYLESNWPIREQNMMVTGGLAWWNDFIVLACYNLNDHQEELRIYLRTSNLDNAFAHITKVQADTLLLSVFRDFVILFRADCSICLYSIERRSEGLNSTASIQVLQEVSMSRYIPHPFLVVSVTLTSVRTETGITLKMPQQVTGAESIMLNLAGQLIMLQRDRSGPQIRDKDNNPNQRKHLPFCAPVVLAQSVENVWTTCRINKQKRHLLEALWLSCGGAGMKVWLPLFPRDHRKPHSFLSRRIMLPFHINIYPLAVLFEDALVLGAVNDTVLYDCLYTQTSAREHLEVLFPFSIVERTSQIYLHHILRQLLVRNLGEQALLLAHSCATLPYFPHVLELMLHEVLEEEATSREPIPDPLLPTVAKFITEFPLFLQTVVHCARKTEYALWNYLFAAVGNPKDLFEECLMAQDLDTAASYLIILQNMEVPAVSRQHATLLFNTALEQGKWDLCRHMIRFLKAIGSGETETPPATPTTQEPSSSSGFEFFRHRSISLSQSAENLHSKFNLTKTLSMPSGPSGKRWSKDSDCAENMYIDMMLWRHARRLLEEIKLKDLGCFAAQLGFELIGWLCKERARAARVEDFVLALKKLHEDFLWPFPVIPAPSINSPFKNGKCKTAIGEQLLKSQSADTFVNMEMDTEASNTPRSRSWLGTISSSQREIDTVSSHGPHMQDAFLSPLLSKGDECSIGSATDLTETSSMVDGDWTMVDENFSSLSLTQSELEHLSLELASKGPHKSQVQLRYLLHIFMEAGCLDWCIVIGLILRESSVINQVFSVMQSSDIDGEICQNIKTGLYAVDKWASTDCPGYKPFLNIIKPQIQKLSEIVEEQVQPEAFQPVNPSKVIEQVNPRAEESRTSTSHGTNPQSDAGNSSGSRHEEDKSKTEDEDSFQEGSYDCVVS; from the exons aGGAAGCCCACATATGAAGGGAAGCCCACATTATAAGGAAGAACAGTGTGCTCCTTCATTGAATCTAGCAATGAAAAAAGTGCTGGACTTGCAAGCCTCTATCACAAG TTTGCAGTCCATGTTAGAGGATCTACTTGTTGCTACTGCTGATGGATTTCTCCATCTTGTTCATTGGGATGGTATGACCAACGGAAGGAAGGCCATCAACCTATGTACAGTTCCATTCTCCGTGGATTTACAATCTTCTCGTg CAGGCTCATTTTTGGGCTTTGAAGATGTTTACATAAGAGATATGGAATACTGTGCCACGCTTGatggttttgctgttgtttttaacGATGGCAGAGTTGGTTTCATTACACCAATGTCAAGTAGATTCACTGCTGAG CAGCTCCATGGCATTTGGGCACAAGATGTGATTGATGGAACTTGTGTGGCAGTAAATAACAAATACAGGCTTATGGCATTTGGATGTGCCAA CGGCTCTGTGCAGGTTTATACAATAGATACCACCACTGGCGCCATGCAGTTTTCTCATAAATTGGAGCTGACACCAAAACAATATCCTG ATATTTGGAATAAAACAGGACCTGTTAAACTAATCAGATGGTCACCTGATAGCTGTGTTGTGATGGTGACCTGGGATTGTGGAGGCTTGTCCCTATGGAGTGTTTTTGGTGCTCAGCTTATTTGTACTTTAGGTGGTGATTTTGC GTATCAGTCTGATGGTGCCAAAAAGGATCCTCTAAAGATCAGTTCTATG ACCTGGGGATCAGAAGGGTATCATCTGTGGGTTATTGAGGGGAATTCTTCAAACATGAGACCTGAAAGAGACGCAAATAATGAACCTCACCAGTTTGGTATTCTGCAATTTCATTTCATTAAGAGTGCACTCACTGCTAATCCATGTATG AGTAACCAGGAACAAGTCCTTCTTCAAGGAGAAGATCGCTTGTATTTGAACTGTGGAGATGCAACACAGGCTCAGAGTCCCAGAAATACTTCACCACACTCTGAACATAAGCCTGCAAGGGAAAGAGGCCCATTTTCAGATGGCAGTTTAGATTCTCAGGGTTTAAGCACTTTACTAGGACACAGACATTGGCATGTTGTACAG ATTCATAGTACATATCTAGAGAGCAACTGGCCAATAAGG GAGCAAAATATGATGGTAACAGGTGGCTTAGCGTGGTGGAATGACTTCATTGTTCTTGCATGTTATAATTTAAATGATCATCAAGAAGAG cTGAGAATCTACCTGCGAACATCGAATCTTGACAATGCATTTGCACACATCACCAAAGTGCAAGCAGACACATTACTACTGAGTGTCTTCCGGGACTTTGTGATATTGTTCAGAGCAGATTGTTCCATTTGCCTTTACAGTATTGAGAGAAGGTCTGAAGG tcttaACTCTACTGCCAGTATCCAAGTTCTTCAAGAGGTGTCCATGTCTCGGTATATTCCTCATCCTTTTCTTGTAGTGTCTGTTACATTGACATCAGTGAGGACAGAGACTGGCATCACCTTGAAGATGCCTCAGCAGGTAACAGGT GCTGAAAGTATTATGCTAAACTTAGCAGGACAACTCATCATGTTGCAAAGGGATCGATCTGGACCCCAGATACGAGACAAGGACAATAATCCTAATCAAAGGAAACAT TTGCCTTTTTGTGCTCCAGTCGTCCTAGCCCAGTCTGTTGAAAATGTATGGACGACTTGCAGGATCAACAAACAGAAACGTCACTTACTGGAGGCTCTGTGGCTCAGCTGCGGTGGGGCAGGTATGAAAGTCTGGCTTCCCCTGTTTCCCAGAGATCATCGAAAACCGCATTCCTTTTTGTCAAGACGGATCATGCTGCCTTTCCACATCAACATATACCCATTGGCTGTTTTGTTTGAAGATGCCTTGGTTCTTGGTGCTGTTAATGACACTGTGCTCTATGACTGTTTGTATACTCAAACCAGTGCTAGAGAACACTTAGAAGTTCTCTTTCCGTTCTCCATTGTTGAGAGAACCTCTCAGATCTACCTCCATCACATTTTACGCCAGCTGTTGGTGAGGAACCTTGGTGAACAAGCCTTGCTTTTGGCCCACTCCTGTGCCACATTACCATACTTTCCTCATGTACTAGAACTGATGCTTCACGAAGTGCTGGAAGAAGAAGCTACCTCGCGGGAACCCATTCCCGACCCTCTGCTTCCCACTGTGGCGAAGTTCATTACAGAGTTCCCCCTCTTCCTGCAGACAGTTGTTCATTGTGCTAGGAAGACAGAATATGCCCTGTGGAATTacctttttgctgctgttggaaaCCCAAAGGACTTATTTGAGGAGTGCTTAATGGCCCAGGACTTGGACACAGCTGCCTCTTATCTTATTATCCTACAG AATATGGAAGTTCCAGCAGTTAGCAGACAACATGCTACTCTCCTATTTAATACTGCCTTGGAGCAGGGAAAATGGGATCTTTGTCGTCATATGATTAGATTTCTTAAAGCCATTGGCTCTGGAGAAACAGAGACACCCCCAGCTACACCAACAactcag gaacCTAGTTCAAGTAGTGGCTTTGAGTTCTTCAGACACCGCAGCATTAGTTTATCCCAGTCGGCAGAGAATCTCCATAGCAAATTTAACTTGACAAAAACACTGAGTATGCCTTCTGGCCCATCTGGAAAAAG GTGGAGCAAGGACAGTGACTGTGCAGAGAACATGTACATTGACATGATGCTCTGGCGGCATGCTCGGCGCCTGCTGGAAGAAATCAAGCTGAAAGACCTGGGCTgctttgcagcacagctgggcttCGAGCTGATCGGCTGGCTGTGTAAGGAGCGAGCCAGGGCTGCCCGCGTGGAGGATTTTGTGCTTGCTCTGAAAAAGTTACATGAGGATTTCCTCTGGCCATTTCCAGTCATACCAGCTCCATCTATTAATTCACCTTTCAAGAATGGAAAGTGCAAGACAG ctATAGGGGAGCAGCTGCTAAAATCTCAGTCTGCAGATACCTTTGTAAATATGGAAATGGACACAGAGGCTTCAAACACACCTAGGAGTCGCAGCTGGCTTGGCACTATCAGCTCCTCTCAGAGAGAGATTGACACTGTTTCATCCCATGGACCACACATGCAAGATGcattcctttctcctctgctaAGTAAAG GTGATGAATGCAGCATTGGTTCAGCCACAGACCTGACTGAAACAAGTTCTATGGTAGATGGTGACTGGACCATGGTAGATGAAAACTTCTCCAGTTTAAGTTTAACTCAGTCAGAGCTTGAACATCTCTCTCTGGAACTGGCTAGTAAAGGACCACACAAGTCACAGGTCCAGCTGCG GTACTTGTTACATATCTTCATGGAAGCAGGATGCCTGGATTGGTGTATTGTCATAGGCCTTATTCTTAGAGAATCTTCGGTAATCAACCAGGTTTTCAGTGTAATGCAGTCTTCTGATATTGATGGAGAAATCTGTCAGAATATCAAGACTGGCCTATATGCTGTTGACAAATGGGCTTCTACAGATTG CCCTGGGTACAAGCCATTTCTAAATATCATCAAACCGCAGATCCAGAAACTAAGTGAAATAGTAGAAGAGCAAGTACAGCCAGAAGCTTTTCAACCTGTGAATCCTTCTAAGGTTATTGAACAAGTGAACCCTAGAGCTGAAGAAAGCAGGACTTCAACTAGTCATGGCACTAATCCTCAGAGTGATGCTGGCAACAGCAGTGGAAGCAGGCATGAAGAGGACAAGTCTAAGACAGAGGATGAGGATTCCTTCCAAGAAGGCAGTTATGACTGTGTTGTGTCGTAA
- the RIC1 gene encoding guanine nucleotide exchange factor subunit RIC1 isoform X1, with the protein MYFLSGWPKRLLCPLESLEQPLHIQTDPQRVFFAVLSPSQLSIWYCRPSVLIVSYKELPKAASQFGTYKQVEWRPDSTMIAVSTANGYILFFEIPSARDKYLYEPVYPKGSPHMKGSPHYKEEQCAPSLNLAMKKVLDLQASITSLQSMLEDLLVATADGFLHLVHWDGMTNGRKAINLCTVPFSVDLQSSRAGSFLGFEDVYIRDMEYCATLDGFAVVFNDGRVGFITPMSSRFTAEQLHGIWAQDVIDGTCVAVNNKYRLMAFGCANGSVQVYTIDTTTGAMQFSHKLELTPKQYPDIWNKTGPVKLIRWSPDSCVVMVTWDCGGLSLWSVFGAQLICTLGGDFAYQSDGAKKDPLKISSMTWGSEGYHLWVIEGNSSNMRPERDANNEPHQFGILQFHFIKSALTANPCMSNQEQVLLQGEDRLYLNCGDATQAQSPRNTSPHSEHKPARERGPFSDGSLDSQGLSTLLGHRHWHVVQIHSTYLESNWPIRFSAIDKLGQNVAVVGKFGFAHYSLLTKKWKLFGNITQEQNMMVTGGLAWWNDFIVLACYNLNDHQEELRIYLRTSNLDNAFAHITKVQADTLLLSVFRDFVILFRADCSICLYSIERRSEGLNSTASIQVLQEVSMSRYIPHPFLVVSVTLTSVRTETGITLKMPQQVTGAESIMLNLAGQLIMLQRDRSGPQIRDKDNNPNQRKHLPFCAPVVLAQSVENVWTTCRINKQKRHLLEALWLSCGGAGMKVWLPLFPRDHRKPHSFLSRRIMLPFHINIYPLAVLFEDALVLGAVNDTVLYDCLYTQTSAREHLEVLFPFSIVERTSQIYLHHILRQLLVRNLGEQALLLAHSCATLPYFPHVLELMLHEVLEEEATSREPIPDPLLPTVAKFITEFPLFLQTVVHCARKTEYALWNYLFAAVGNPKDLFEECLMAQDLDTAASYLIILQNMEVPAVSRQHATLLFNTALEQGKWDLCRHMIRFLKAIGSGETETPPATPTTQEPSSSSGFEFFRHRSISLSQSAENLHSKFNLTKTLSMPSGPSGKRWSKDSDCAENMYIDMMLWRHARRLLEEIKLKDLGCFAAQLGFELIGWLCKERARAARVEDFVLALKKLHEDFLWPFPVIPAPSINSPFKNGKCKTAIGEQLLKSQSADTFVNMEMDTEASNTPRSRSWLGTISSSQREIDTVSSHGPHMQDAFLSPLLSKGDECSIGSATDLTETSSMVDGDWTMVDENFSSLSLTQSELEHLSLELASKGPHKSQVQLRYLLHIFMEAGCLDWCIVIGLILRESSVINQVFSVMQSSDIDGEICQNIKTGLYAVDKWASTDCPGYKPFLNIIKPQIQKLSEIVEEQVQPEAFQPVNPSKVIEQVNPRAEESRTSTSHGTNPQSDAGNSSGSRHEEDKSKTEDEDSFQEGSYDCVVS; encoded by the exons aGGAAGCCCACATATGAAGGGAAGCCCACATTATAAGGAAGAACAGTGTGCTCCTTCATTGAATCTAGCAATGAAAAAAGTGCTGGACTTGCAAGCCTCTATCACAAG TTTGCAGTCCATGTTAGAGGATCTACTTGTTGCTACTGCTGATGGATTTCTCCATCTTGTTCATTGGGATGGTATGACCAACGGAAGGAAGGCCATCAACCTATGTACAGTTCCATTCTCCGTGGATTTACAATCTTCTCGTg CAGGCTCATTTTTGGGCTTTGAAGATGTTTACATAAGAGATATGGAATACTGTGCCACGCTTGatggttttgctgttgtttttaacGATGGCAGAGTTGGTTTCATTACACCAATGTCAAGTAGATTCACTGCTGAG CAGCTCCATGGCATTTGGGCACAAGATGTGATTGATGGAACTTGTGTGGCAGTAAATAACAAATACAGGCTTATGGCATTTGGATGTGCCAA CGGCTCTGTGCAGGTTTATACAATAGATACCACCACTGGCGCCATGCAGTTTTCTCATAAATTGGAGCTGACACCAAAACAATATCCTG ATATTTGGAATAAAACAGGACCTGTTAAACTAATCAGATGGTCACCTGATAGCTGTGTTGTGATGGTGACCTGGGATTGTGGAGGCTTGTCCCTATGGAGTGTTTTTGGTGCTCAGCTTATTTGTACTTTAGGTGGTGATTTTGC GTATCAGTCTGATGGTGCCAAAAAGGATCCTCTAAAGATCAGTTCTATG ACCTGGGGATCAGAAGGGTATCATCTGTGGGTTATTGAGGGGAATTCTTCAAACATGAGACCTGAAAGAGACGCAAATAATGAACCTCACCAGTTTGGTATTCTGCAATTTCATTTCATTAAGAGTGCACTCACTGCTAATCCATGTATG AGTAACCAGGAACAAGTCCTTCTTCAAGGAGAAGATCGCTTGTATTTGAACTGTGGAGATGCAACACAGGCTCAGAGTCCCAGAAATACTTCACCACACTCTGAACATAAGCCTGCAAGGGAAAGAGGCCCATTTTCAGATGGCAGTTTAGATTCTCAGGGTTTAAGCACTTTACTAGGACACAGACATTGGCATGTTGTACAG ATTCATAGTACATATCTAGAGAGCAACTGGCCAATAAGG TTTTCAGCTATTGACAAGCTTGGACAGAATGTAGCTGTTGTTGGCAAGTTTGGTTTTGCACATTATTCTTTACTCACCAAAAAATGGAAGCTGTTTGGAAACATTACCCAG GAGCAAAATATGATGGTAACAGGTGGCTTAGCGTGGTGGAATGACTTCATTGTTCTTGCATGTTATAATTTAAATGATCATCAAGAAGAG cTGAGAATCTACCTGCGAACATCGAATCTTGACAATGCATTTGCACACATCACCAAAGTGCAAGCAGACACATTACTACTGAGTGTCTTCCGGGACTTTGTGATATTGTTCAGAGCAGATTGTTCCATTTGCCTTTACAGTATTGAGAGAAGGTCTGAAGG tcttaACTCTACTGCCAGTATCCAAGTTCTTCAAGAGGTGTCCATGTCTCGGTATATTCCTCATCCTTTTCTTGTAGTGTCTGTTACATTGACATCAGTGAGGACAGAGACTGGCATCACCTTGAAGATGCCTCAGCAGGTAACAGGT GCTGAAAGTATTATGCTAAACTTAGCAGGACAACTCATCATGTTGCAAAGGGATCGATCTGGACCCCAGATACGAGACAAGGACAATAATCCTAATCAAAGGAAACAT TTGCCTTTTTGTGCTCCAGTCGTCCTAGCCCAGTCTGTTGAAAATGTATGGACGACTTGCAGGATCAACAAACAGAAACGTCACTTACTGGAGGCTCTGTGGCTCAGCTGCGGTGGGGCAGGTATGAAAGTCTGGCTTCCCCTGTTTCCCAGAGATCATCGAAAACCGCATTCCTTTTTGTCAAGACGGATCATGCTGCCTTTCCACATCAACATATACCCATTGGCTGTTTTGTTTGAAGATGCCTTGGTTCTTGGTGCTGTTAATGACACTGTGCTCTATGACTGTTTGTATACTCAAACCAGTGCTAGAGAACACTTAGAAGTTCTCTTTCCGTTCTCCATTGTTGAGAGAACCTCTCAGATCTACCTCCATCACATTTTACGCCAGCTGTTGGTGAGGAACCTTGGTGAACAAGCCTTGCTTTTGGCCCACTCCTGTGCCACATTACCATACTTTCCTCATGTACTAGAACTGATGCTTCACGAAGTGCTGGAAGAAGAAGCTACCTCGCGGGAACCCATTCCCGACCCTCTGCTTCCCACTGTGGCGAAGTTCATTACAGAGTTCCCCCTCTTCCTGCAGACAGTTGTTCATTGTGCTAGGAAGACAGAATATGCCCTGTGGAATTacctttttgctgctgttggaaaCCCAAAGGACTTATTTGAGGAGTGCTTAATGGCCCAGGACTTGGACACAGCTGCCTCTTATCTTATTATCCTACAG AATATGGAAGTTCCAGCAGTTAGCAGACAACATGCTACTCTCCTATTTAATACTGCCTTGGAGCAGGGAAAATGGGATCTTTGTCGTCATATGATTAGATTTCTTAAAGCCATTGGCTCTGGAGAAACAGAGACACCCCCAGCTACACCAACAactcag gaacCTAGTTCAAGTAGTGGCTTTGAGTTCTTCAGACACCGCAGCATTAGTTTATCCCAGTCGGCAGAGAATCTCCATAGCAAATTTAACTTGACAAAAACACTGAGTATGCCTTCTGGCCCATCTGGAAAAAG GTGGAGCAAGGACAGTGACTGTGCAGAGAACATGTACATTGACATGATGCTCTGGCGGCATGCTCGGCGCCTGCTGGAAGAAATCAAGCTGAAAGACCTGGGCTgctttgcagcacagctgggcttCGAGCTGATCGGCTGGCTGTGTAAGGAGCGAGCCAGGGCTGCCCGCGTGGAGGATTTTGTGCTTGCTCTGAAAAAGTTACATGAGGATTTCCTCTGGCCATTTCCAGTCATACCAGCTCCATCTATTAATTCACCTTTCAAGAATGGAAAGTGCAAGACAG ctATAGGGGAGCAGCTGCTAAAATCTCAGTCTGCAGATACCTTTGTAAATATGGAAATGGACACAGAGGCTTCAAACACACCTAGGAGTCGCAGCTGGCTTGGCACTATCAGCTCCTCTCAGAGAGAGATTGACACTGTTTCATCCCATGGACCACACATGCAAGATGcattcctttctcctctgctaAGTAAAG GTGATGAATGCAGCATTGGTTCAGCCACAGACCTGACTGAAACAAGTTCTATGGTAGATGGTGACTGGACCATGGTAGATGAAAACTTCTCCAGTTTAAGTTTAACTCAGTCAGAGCTTGAACATCTCTCTCTGGAACTGGCTAGTAAAGGACCACACAAGTCACAGGTCCAGCTGCG GTACTTGTTACATATCTTCATGGAAGCAGGATGCCTGGATTGGTGTATTGTCATAGGCCTTATTCTTAGAGAATCTTCGGTAATCAACCAGGTTTTCAGTGTAATGCAGTCTTCTGATATTGATGGAGAAATCTGTCAGAATATCAAGACTGGCCTATATGCTGTTGACAAATGGGCTTCTACAGATTG CCCTGGGTACAAGCCATTTCTAAATATCATCAAACCGCAGATCCAGAAACTAAGTGAAATAGTAGAAGAGCAAGTACAGCCAGAAGCTTTTCAACCTGTGAATCCTTCTAAGGTTATTGAACAAGTGAACCCTAGAGCTGAAGAAAGCAGGACTTCAACTAGTCATGGCACTAATCCTCAGAGTGATGCTGGCAACAGCAGTGGAAGCAGGCATGAAGAGGACAAGTCTAAGACAGAGGATGAGGATTCCTTCCAAGAAGGCAGTTATGACTGTGTTGTGTCGTAA